In the genome of Tsukamurella paurometabola DSM 20162, the window GATACGCATACTTCCGACCCTAGTCACGGCGGTTCAGGCGCGCTCCGCGTAGACCAGATCGTTGTTCTCATAGCCCATCGGCGGTCCGACGAAGCGTCCACCGCAGGTGACCAGGATCAGCGTCTCCGGGCCGTCCTGACGGTTCAGATCGCCCACCGGTAGTGCCCCCTTGCCGACCGACATCGTCCGGGTGACTCGGTAGGCGATGGTTCTGCCATCTTTGCCGGTCAGCGAAACGGTGTCGCCGGCGCGGAGAGCTCCGAATCGCTTGGCGAATCCGTCGCCCTGTCGCGCATCGTCGATGTGGCCCGTCACCACGACGGAGCCGCGACCCGAGCCGGGCAGGGCGGAGTCGATCCACCAGCCGACCCGACCGACGTCCTGCGGCGGATACAGCGCCCCCTGCGCGTCGGTTGCCACACCGTCGACCGGGGCGTCGCTCCCACTCGCCGATACGCGCACCGGGGCGGCCGATTCATTCGCGGTGGCGACGACCGGGGCCCGGAGGTCGGATTGAGCGGCCGGATTCGACGGGACCGGTTCGGCCGTGCCTTCGACGGTGCCGCACCCCGCGGCCAGTACCGCCACGGCAAGCACGAGCCCACTGAGCCTGCGCATCTCACCACACCCGCCCCGAAGGGATCGACGAGATCGGCACTCGAACAGCGGGATTACGAACAACGACGGGTGCGGAGATCCTTGCGTTCGTGACCCGCACCTCGAAACCGGGTGGAGTCACCCGGAATGCCACGGCGGCCGGGTCGCGGAGGTAACCCGACGGGGCGACGGTCTCCGTGGCCCGGTAGCAGCCCGGAGGCAACGCGAGTGGTGCCCTGCCGTCAGCGCCAGTGGAGACCGCCCGGATCGTCTCGCCCGATTCGCACTGGGAGATCGCGAACGAGGCGCCGGCCAACGGGACGCCCGATATGCGGTCCGTCTTCACGAGCACACCGGGTACATCCGCGGGTCCCGGCGGGTTCTGCCCGCCGCACTTGAACGTGAAGTTGAGCCGGTTCACCCCGTTCCCCACCACGCGGGAGTACATGTGCGGGCCCACGAGTACGCACTCGCGCGGCCACGCCGTCGGCACCACGGTCAGGCAGTCACCCGGGAATGCACCGCCACCGTTGCCGGCGCTGTCCGTGGCCAGGCCGCCCAGCGGTCGTCCGCTCTCGCAGGCGTACACGGCGTACTGGGAGGCGACGCCGCGTCCGCTGCGGTCCCGTGCGTCCAGGGTGAACCGAACGCCACCGGGCTGCGGCGTGCTGGTCGGCGGCACGATCCCGCCTCGCGCGAGTACGAACCGGAACTCGGCCCGGCCGGCGTTGGTGGTGACGGTGAGCGTCGACGGCGTGAGCAGCCGCCAATTCGTGGGCACGCGTTCCATCCGTGCGGTCACACAGGGACCGGTCACGGTGGTGGCGCCCCCGTCGGCGAGCGAGGCGCCCGGTCCGCCGGTGCACCCCTGCACGAACGCGGTGGCACCGGGAACCGGTGCGCCCTGCTCGTCGACGATCCGCACGGCCCCGACGGTGAGCCGATTCGGTGCCGGCGGCGTCGTGGTCGACGCCGGGGGCGCGGTGCTGCTCGTTGTGGTGGGCGGCGTGGTGGGCCGCGTCGAACCGGGTTCCGGCGGCCGCGTGGTGGGCGGCTGGGTCGTGGTCGGCGCCGTGGTCGTCGGTGCGGGAGTGGCGGTCGACGGTGTCGGCGGCGGGGTGGTGGGCTCGGCGGCCACGTTGCCCGGTACCGCGATGAGCGGTGCCAGCGCGACCGGCACCACGAGCGCCCTGCGGATTCGGTTGTCTCGGGTCGCGTTTCGCATCGCATGCTCCTCGGTGTTCCCTCACGGTCATTGACATGGGGGAGATCGGAGCGCTGCACGCGGAGCGTTAGCCGCGTTATGCGATCGTTATTGCCCGGGAAGCCTTCTAGCGCGCCGGTTCGACGAACGCGGGGCCGCAACCGGCCAGGTCAAGGCCGGTTCCGATGGGGTGCGCGATGGCCTGGCGACACTGGTTGCGATATCTGCCGCGCGCGGAGTATCCGAACCACCGTCCGGTCACAGCAGGCGCCGATGGCGGCCCGCGACGCCGGGCTCGATGAAGAACTCTGTGCCGAACAGCGGGACCAGCAGCCGTGGTGGGAGGCGGACGATCAGCCGCTGAATCCGCGCCACGGGACCCGGCTTCTCCAGCTCGGTCCGGTGCGCGGCGAGCGCCCGCTGCTTCGCCGCGATGTGCCCGCGCACATCGATCCTGTGTGTGATCCGTGCCGATGGGGTGAACCAGGTGCGCGCACGGCCCACATCCGACGCGGAGACCAGGTGGAGACGGGACGCGACGGTGAACAGGCGCACCGGCACTTCGCGGGGCGCTGTCGCCTCGACCAGACGCACCCCCGCGAGTTCGGCCGCCCGCTGGCCGATCGCGTGCACCGCCAGGTGGTCGCGATGCCCGTAGCCGCCGGCGGCGTCGTAGCCGATCAGCAGGTCGGCGGCCACCTCGCGCAGGATCTCGGCCACCTGCTCGGCGGGCTGGTCGACACCGGCGCGCACCAGTCGCACCCGCCCCGGCGGATCGGGATACAGCTCCGCGCCGTGTCCACTGTCGGCGTAGCCGAGCCAGCGGACGTCGTCGACGCCCAGTGCGGCCGCGGCGGCCTCCAACTCGTCGAGCCGCCGACGGGGTTCGGGTTCGTCGTGCACCAGTCCGTCGGTGGCGACCACCAATATCACCCGGTGGCCCGCGGCTGCGAGCGCGGCGAGCGTGCCGCCTTCGAGGATCGTCTCATCGTCCGGGTGGGCGTTGAGCGCGACGACCGAGGCCATGGGCTTGTGTATATCAGCTTCGGCGGGAACTAGCGCGCCGTCGTCAGCTCACCGAAGGTGGCGTACCGGGCGTCGGAGCGCGCACCGTCCGCCCCGGTGTGCTTGTCGACCAGGATGACCTGCCCGATGAAGGGTTCGACGATGCCCACCATGCGGATCGGGGCGGCGATGATCAACTGGAAACCGAACTGCTCGAACGCGCGCAGGGACTGCGCCGAGAACCGTTCATCGGATTTGCTGAAGGCCTCGTCGAGCATGAGCGGCGCGAACGCCGGCTCGTTCGATCCGTCGATGCCATGGCTGCCGAGTGCGAAGCTCAACGCCGCGGCCAGGCAGAAGGCCACCAATTTCTCCTGTTCACCACCGGAATTGGTGGCGGTATTGCGGTAGGTCACCACCGCCGGCGCGTCGGGTTCGGCGCCGACCGCATTCTCCCGGCCGTAGAACGAATAGCCGGTGCGCACATCCAATACGTTCTCGGTCCACCTGCGCGACTCGGGGTCGTCGCCGGTCAGGCGCAACACCAGGCCGCGGATCCGCTTGAACTGTGCGGCCATCGCCTCGGGTTCGGCCCGTTTCGCGGCCGGCGCGTCGCGCACCATCTCGTCGACCAGAGTCGCGAACTCCGTGGCCTCCGGCGTCGGCCGTGCGGCGTACGCGATCTGCAGGTAGGTGCCCTCATTGAACTCCACCCGGCGCAGGCCGGCGTTGACGTCCGCGATACCGCGGGTGATCGCCCGGTGCGTGTCATCGACTTCTTTGAAAAGGTTCGAGACCGAGTGGCTGACGTCGGTGGTGATGAGCCGCCGGAACTTCTCCGTCGCGGCGGCCAGCCCGTGTGCGATCAGGTTCTCGTGCACCGCGACGAAGTCCGGTGCCGACGCCACAGCGGCCCGGAGCTCGGTGGAGGCATCCGGCCACTCGCGCAGGAATTGTTCGGCGGTGCGCACGATGCGGGTCTCCGCCGCATCGCGCTCGGCGGTCGCGGCGGCCTGTTGGCGTTCCAACTCGGCTCGCAGATCCGCGCGGATCTCGCCGTAGGTGTCCAGTGTCAGGCGGCGCCGCCGGGTTTCGTCGGCCGTGAGCAGATGCCACAGCGCGGTGTCCAGGAACTCCCGGTCCTCGTCCGTCAGTTTCGGGGCGCTCTCACCGTCGAGCTTCTCGAATTCGGCCAGCAGATCATCGAATTCGCTCCCGGCACGGTTCATCGTCTCGGTGAGCGCGCCGATCCGGGTCTGCGCCTCGGCGAGTTCGCCGTAGGCGTTGTCGGCCTGCAGCTCCAGCTCGCTCAGGTCGGCATTGCCCGACCGGGCGTCGGAGATCCGGTCGGCGAGGTCCTCGGCCTCGGCTTTCGCCGCCCAGTGATCGAGCTCCGACCAGGACGCGTAGCCGAGCACCCCCGTGGCCCCGTCGGCCACGGCCTTGTACTCGGCGAGGTCATCACGCAGCGTCGCCGACGCCTCGGCGGCTTTGACGTGCACCGACGCCAATTCGTCGCGGCGGCGCTGCAGCGCCTCGCGCTTGGACCCGGTATTTGTTCCCAGCACCCACTGCGACCGGTCGGCGACGGCGCGGCGGTCGTCCTTGCGGAACCGCCCGCCCGCTCCCTTGACCAGGCCCTCCGGCGTAACCGCCTGGTCGTGGTCCTCGAGCTCAGCGGGGGAGTCGACGCAGATGTGGCGGGCCGCCCGCGCCACCGCGCCCGCGAGCCACTGTCCGGCGTCGGTGCGCTCGTCGACGATGAGCTTGGTGGCCAGCGAACCCTCGACCGCGGCAGTGCGGTCGGGCCCCTCGACGACCTGGTAGGTGAGGACGCCCTGCACACGATGGGCGTTCACGTGATCGGCCACCGCGCGCTGGTGGCGCGCGGGCACCAGCAGCGTGGTGGCGAGCGGGCGCAGCACGCGCTCGGCGGCGGCGGCCCACGTCGCCTGCTCCGCGGGCTTCACATCGATCAACTCCGCCGCGTACGGGAGCTCCTCGGCGGGGACACCGGTGGAGCGGGCGATCACGTCGCGCTGGTCGAGTAGCGCGGGTGGCAGCAGCGATGCGCGCCGATCCAGCACGGCCAGCTCGTCGTCGACGGATTCGACGGCGCGCCGGGCGTCGGATTCGTCGGTGTAGGCGCTGTGGACGCGACCGGCGAGCGCCTCGGCGGCCTCGGTGGCGCGATCACGGATGCCCGGGACCTGTTCGCGCAGGGCCGCGAATTCCTCCGCGGACTCCGGCGCCCGCTCTCCGAGCTTCTCGACTGCGGTGGCGAACCGCTCATAGGCGCGCTGGCGGGCCTGGGTCTGCAATTCCCGGGACTGGAGTTCGGCCTCCAGGACACCCACTTCGCCCTGCTCCTGGCGCAGCCGGTGCAGCAGATCGTTGTAGCGCTGTTTGCGCTCTTCGGCCTTGTCCTCCCAGCGGGCGATCTGCGCGTCCATACCCGCGCGCTCGCCTTCGATCCGGTCCATCTCCTCCTGGAGCAACCGGAGCCGATGACCACGCAGATACGAGCGCACCGGGGCGCCCAGGAGATCGGCCGCGCGCGTCGTCCCGACGGTGGCGGTGCGGTACTTCTCGTACGCCTCGGGCATGGGGCGCAGCACCTTCTCCTGCGCCTCGGCGCGGGCGGCGGCACGGTAGGCCTCGTCGAGCTGGGTGAAGTTCTCCACCAGCCGCTCGGCGCGGGCGTAGGTCTGCGGCCGGTCCAGCATGTAGGTGCGGATGAAGGCGTCGAGATCGCCGACGTTCTTCATCGCCTTGGCCTTGCCCAGCAGGGCGAGCGCGGCCGACGAGGTACCGATGCCCACGCGCCGGCGCAGCGCCTCCTGGTAGGCAGCCTGGGTGTCGAAGGATTCGACGTCGGCATGGCGTGATCGCCAGCCGCGGGTGTCGAAGCCCGCAGTCGCCCAGTCCTGCAAGTCGAGCAGATCGAAGGGGCCCGAGTGCAGGTGGTACCAGGACTTCAGTGAGGAACCGTCGGTGCCGGAACCGGCGAACCACTTCACCGCCACCGCGGTGGTCACGGTGCCCGCGCCGTTGTCATAGGTCGCGGCGACCGCTGACCAGGTGGCCGAATCTCCGCGCAGATACTGCACCTTGGACTGCTGGTGCTCGTCATCGTTGACCGACCAGGCGCCGCGCACGTAGTCGGCCATCGATCGGGCGGCACGTTTGGCGCCCTTCGCCGTCATATCCGCCGAGGCGTTGAAGGACTGGTCGTAGGTGGGGAGCAGGACCACCGAGTGCGCGTCCATCAGCGAACTCTTGCCCGAACCCGAGGGGCCCGTGAGGATCACCCCGCGCTCGTCGATGGGGAAGTCCTTGTAGCCGTCGAAGGTGCCCCAGTTCACCACCTGCAGGCGGGTGAGGCGGTACTGGCCGAGGTGGCGTCGCGTCACTTCTGCTCCTCGGTCTCGGTATCGGCGGTGCTTTCGTCGATGGTGCCCTCGTCGGGTGCGGCGGTCTCGGCGAGATCGTGATCGGTGTTCGCCAGATCCCGGTAGGCGGCCGTGTACAGATCGACCTGTTCCGGAGTGAGCAGCGATGCGATCACCGCGTGCACGGCGTACCGGTCCGAGGTGCCCACCCGCCGGATCAGGCGGCGTGTCTCCAACTGGTTGATCGCGGCATCGGCCTTCTTCACGAACCCGGCCTCGTCGGTGTCGCGGGTGGGACGGAAGGAGAGCAGATGGTCGATCATCTCCTGCCGTTCCACGACCGCAGTCTCGTCCGGACTGGACAGGTGCTTCAGACGCAGGAACAGGGCGAGCACCGATGCCGCGAGCGACAGGCTCTGGGCACGCAGCAGGTTCCGCTGGCGCGGGTCGTTCTCGCTGACCTGCCGAGTGAAGGCGTGCTTGGTCTCGCGGTTGATCTCCAGCAGCAGGTTCAGCTCGGACAATCGGGACCGCAGCAGCGTCTCCTCCGCCTCGATCACCGCCCAGTTCTTCGACCGCGCGGACACGTGCGGCGCCGCGATCAGCTCTTGCAGGGCGTAGCACACCGAGTTGGGCAGCTGTGAGGTGTCGCCGTCGAACCGCGGCGCGGTGTCGGCGCCGCGCAGCGAACGCACCGCGTCCTCGTCGGCGATGGAGAAGTCGGCCAGGTCGATCTCGGGCAGTGCGCCCGCATCGATGTCCAGGGACTCGTCGGTCATGTCAGGCCTCCTGCTCGAAGAGCGTGGTCGGCTCGGGCGCGGCCGAGGACGGGGTCAGGGGCGGAAGAGCGGCGGAGAACACCACATGCGGGACGGTGAGCTCACGTGGCCCGCGGGCGGTGTGCGCGAGTACGGTCACGGGCCGGTCGGCATCGACGGTGCCGTACCGCGCCCCGAGCGACCACACACCCACCACATCGCCCGCGCGAGGCGCGTCGATGGCGTCGAGGACGTCGGTGAGCGAGGCACCGTCGGCGGCGGCGACGGCGGTGTTCACCGCGTTCGCGAGCGAGTCCCAGTCGATCGCTTCGCGCCCGATCAGCCGGGCCGGGTCGATGGTGAACTCACCCGACGTCTCACGGACCTCGGGCGGCAGGGTGACGATGCCGTCGTGGAATTTCAGTGCGCCCACGGACGTGGTGTCGACGGCGCTCATCGGCACCGCGAGCCCGGTATCGCGGCCGGCGGAGACGGTGTCGAAGGCCTCCACCGCGGCGCGCTGTGCCTCGGTGATCCGGGCCCGCAGCGACTGGTACTGGAGGAAGTCGCCGTCCTTGACGAAGGTGTTGATCCGGCGATACACCTGCCCGC includes:
- a CDS encoding class F sortase, which translates into the protein MRRLSGLVLAVAVLAAGCGTVEGTAEPVPSNPAAQSDLRAPVVATANESAAPVRVSASGSDAPVDGVATDAQGALYPPQDVGRVGWWIDSALPGSGRGSVVVTGHIDDARQGDGFAKRFGALRAGDTVSLTGKDGRTIAYRVTRTMSVGKGALPVGDLNRQDGPETLILVTCGGRFVGPPMGYENNDLVYAERA
- a CDS encoding prealbumin-like fold domain-containing protein, with amino-acid sequence MRNATRDNRIRRALVVPVALAPLIAVPGNVAAEPTTPPPTPSTATPAPTTTAPTTTQPPTTRPPEPGSTRPTTPPTTTSSTAPPASTTTPPAPNRLTVGAVRIVDEQGAPVPGATAFVQGCTGGPGASLADGGATTVTGPCVTARMERVPTNWRLLTPSTLTVTTNAGRAEFRFVLARGGIVPPTSTPQPGGVRFTLDARDRSGRGVASQYAVYACESGRPLGGLATDSAGNGGGAFPGDCLTVVPTAWPRECVLVGPHMYSRVVGNGVNRLNFTFKCGGQNPPGPADVPGVLVKTDRISGVPLAGASFAISQCESGETIRAVSTGADGRAPLALPPGCYRATETVAPSGYLRDPAAVAFRVTPPGFEVRVTNARISAPVVVRNPAVRVPISSIPSGRVW
- a CDS encoding PIG-L deacetylase family protein, which gives rise to MASVVALNAHPDDETILEGGTLAALAAAGHRVILVVATDGLVHDEPEPRRRLDELEAAAAALGVDDVRWLGYADSGHGAELYPDPPGRVRLVRAGVDQPAEQVAEILREVAADLLIGYDAAGGYGHRDHLAVHAIGQRAAELAGVRLVEATAPREVPVRLFTVASRLHLVSASDVGRARTWFTPSARITHRIDVRGHIAAKQRALAAHRTELEKPGPVARIQRLIVRLPPRLLVPLFGTEFFIEPGVAGRHRRLL
- a CDS encoding ATP-binding protein; this translates as MTRRHLGQYRLTRLQVVNWGTFDGYKDFPIDERGVILTGPSGSGKSSLMDAHSVVLLPTYDQSFNASADMTAKGAKRAARSMADYVRGAWSVNDDEHQQSKVQYLRGDSATWSAVAATYDNGAGTVTTAVAVKWFAGSGTDGSSLKSWYHLHSGPFDLLDLQDWATAGFDTRGWRSRHADVESFDTQAAYQEALRRRVGIGTSSAALALLGKAKAMKNVGDLDAFIRTYMLDRPQTYARAERLVENFTQLDEAYRAAARAEAQEKVLRPMPEAYEKYRTATVGTTRAADLLGAPVRSYLRGHRLRLLQEEMDRIEGERAGMDAQIARWEDKAEERKQRYNDLLHRLRQEQGEVGVLEAELQSRELQTQARQRAYERFATAVEKLGERAPESAEEFAALREQVPGIRDRATEAAEALAGRVHSAYTDESDARRAVESVDDELAVLDRRASLLPPALLDQRDVIARSTGVPAEELPYAAELIDVKPAEQATWAAAAERVLRPLATTLLVPARHQRAVADHVNAHRVQGVLTYQVVEGPDRTAAVEGSLATKLIVDERTDAGQWLAGAVARAARHICVDSPAELEDHDQAVTPEGLVKGAGGRFRKDDRRAVADRSQWVLGTNTGSKREALQRRRDELASVHVKAAEASATLRDDLAEYKAVADGATGVLGYASWSELDHWAAKAEAEDLADRISDARSGNADLSELELQADNAYGELAEAQTRIGALTETMNRAGSEFDDLLAEFEKLDGESAPKLTDEDREFLDTALWHLLTADETRRRRLTLDTYGEIRADLRAELERQQAAATAERDAAETRIVRTAEQFLREWPDASTELRAAVASAPDFVAVHENLIAHGLAAATEKFRRLITTDVSHSVSNLFKEVDDTHRAITRGIADVNAGLRRVEFNEGTYLQIAYAARPTPEATEFATLVDEMVRDAPAAKRAEPEAMAAQFKRIRGLVLRLTGDDPESRRWTENVLDVRTGYSFYGRENAVGAEPDAPAVVTYRNTATNSGGEQEKLVAFCLAAALSFALGSHGIDGSNEPAFAPLMLDEAFSKSDERFSAQSLRAFEQFGFQLIIAAPIRMVGIVEPFIGQVILVDKHTGADGARSDARYATFGELTTAR
- a CDS encoding DUF4194 domain-containing protein — encoded protein: MTDESLDIDAGALPEIDLADFSIADEDAVRSLRGADTAPRFDGDTSQLPNSVCYALQELIAAPHVSARSKNWAVIEAEETLLRSRLSELNLLLEINRETKHAFTRQVSENDPRQRNLLRAQSLSLAASVLALFLRLKHLSSPDETAVVERQEMIDHLLSFRPTRDTDEAGFVKKADAAINQLETRRLIRRVGTSDRYAVHAVIASLLTPEQVDLYTAAYRDLANTDHDLAETAAPDEGTIDESTADTETEEQK